Genomic window (Ananas comosus cultivar F153 linkage group 1, ASM154086v1, whole genome shotgun sequence):
ACCCCAAGACAAAGCACACGCACCAAATGCTCTACTCAATCCCCGATCCATCGCCAATTCCGAAACCCTAATTAACCTCTCCTCGACCCGCGACCCCAAAAATCCCACCCAAAAAACCAACTCTTTTCCCACCACGAACCACACAAATCACCCTCCCACCACGAACCACACAAATCACCCTCCGATCGCCCAAATCCATCACAAAACTCGACGCTAATCGATCGAGAGCGCGAGACGTTACCTCGGATCGAGGTGATCGAGCGCGTAGTAGGATCCATACATCTCCCACAGCTCCTGGATCCGCCCCACGAGCTGGCTCAGCACCGCCGCCCCTTCCATTCCCCCCCCGCCGCCGGCggcgctctctttctctctcctcacccctcttcttcgtcttcttcctctccttcgcCGCCCCCTTCGCTctccttagagagagagagagagagagaggaggcgagagagagcgagagcgctCAAAATGGTAATaaaagctctttctctctctctctctctctctctcgctctctctctctacagctCGACCTTTTGCCCACGTCAGCATGCCCACCAAATCGACCCCCAAAGTGGCCTTTATTTACCCCTCATGCCACCGAGATTCACCCCCCTCGGTGAAAGTGTCCGCGTGAGGCCGTATGCGGGGCAAGGTGATGGACGGTGCGTAGCGGGTGTGGATATAATCTAGCGGTGGACAGGTTTCTACGCATAGGGCGCTTTATGCGGCGAGTTGGAGAGTAGATTTGGCGAACAGGTGTGTCCTTTTCTTTATATGAGTAATGATTTGGCTCACCCCTCTTAGTACCCAATGTATTATTAAGAGTCAAATATCACTCCTGTATTTTCACGTTTTCTCACTTAAGTATTCTAAGtatactgtaattttattttaattttttattagcacCTTTGTTAATTCTtccttaaattatatataaaaatttaaatatctcaCCGatgatttattatatatttactttaatattctataatttactaaatttttattttagtattatatgattttaattttattattaatttaataaaaaattaatagtacgaaagtgatatattttaaacagtacagtactaaaatgaaaaagtgtaaaaccacatggtgatatttgaagttgaCTCTATTATTATCACGTTGCTACGCGCACATATGAATGGATTAGAATTTAGTATTTATTTGGTTAGAAAAATAGTCTTTAGAATTTAATAATAGtatttaagaattaatatttagagTATGATAATAATATTGTCGCgtggttaataatattttatgggACATTTGTGGGTACCTATAGcagcttgctttttttttaattattattcaacCTCTCCGCTGCTTTTCTGGATGGGGATCGGATTGCGTGTCTGACATGGGGTCCTGCAAATGGACGGGTTCTTCCATGAAATTACCTTTTTAGCCCTCTTTATAGATTTCtttttcataataataataataataataattattattattattattataatatatagcttatatatatatactagagttgagctagaatactaccgatagtaaatgagccgttttactaccaatttattttcgatgatagagcttccaaattgacgatcggctccgttaaatatgatctaaaccatttaaactacctagaaattaaatttcacgcactttcgatattgtttttttatccatcaagtgaacaaaaaaatgaatggctgaaaataaatactttttaaaaaatgatgataggagtcttgtaatcaagatcaagagtatatatcttattttaaatagtttaaagaattttctaacaaaaattcaattgattNgttttaaatagtttaaagaattttctaacaaaaattcaattgatttggatatctttaagccgttaaacgagaaaacacctcttatcgaccattaaaattacaaattttgaaaccctttgatcattaggcaagtgatgtcgaaaagatttgaaatttgatttataaatacttcaagtggtatagatcatgttcaatggagccgatcgtcagtttggaagttctatcatcgaaaacaaatcggtagtaaaacggctcgtttactaccgatagtattctagctcaactcatatacactacaatatttttaatcttttgacaCAGATATGAAAAAAGTTTAGAAtctaaaatttatgatttagtTATACAGTGTAGAATTTAATTGTGGTCTTTATTATTTAGGTACTGTTTGGTTGGGGAATAAACATGGAATAAAGAAGTTTATCCTCTTTATTCTACCAAACGAAGTGAAAAATGACTATTcctctcttaacgggttattctagaataacccgttaagagaggagaactactattcttccCACTCCATGGAATAGCAACtcttgctttttattttcccctTTAAATAATAGTTTACTTATTAAACTATGataattagtatattatattcttaacaaatcaaattcttaaaataattttttctattaattagtttctaataattataaaatattgctaactaataactaattaacatatttaattattttctaaccATTTGAATTATTAGATTAATGTATATTTATAATCAATCACTAATcaaatgataaattaattaatatgtttgctcaaataaaaactaatatttataataattaactaattaatattttaacttattaACTTAAGTTATTAACTAAATgtataattaagtaattagctaacgcatttaatttatttttaaataactaaGTAACTAATTAACATGATTCTTCACCATCTTATACAGTATTCCTAATTAAGTAATTAGTtaacttgttaaaatattattttattaataattaacatgTTGCTCCatcatattataaaatattccttgttaattaattaattaacttgttaaaatattattttattaataattaacatccttaagtaattaatttatttattaattaattttctgattaaataattaattatttaaagtaCTTATTCAATAATCAAcatttatattgattaattaattaattaaataagttgaattattttttcattaattttttgtattaattaattagataaaatattattatgttaaaactataattatttttatgatccTTACTATTCCAATCTAActatccaaacattatttttcttattcccgagaaaaactcaattttcatccaaacgcaaaattagttttatccctactttttCCAAGagttgtacctatccctagaatagCCTAAAATAacttattcccgaaccaaatggtACCTTAGTGTTTAAGATACTTGTAACAGCActattattattcaaattacGGTCTAATATAATGTAATTATTAGTTCGTTTGATTTGATTCAGTCATTTAAACAGGTGGCTTAAAGGTGCTTCACTTAtgtttacaaaataaataagtgaaaaatattatatagttaGTTAAAGTAAagctcttttttatatttttgagtaTCTTAGACAGGCAAGGCTTGAATTGGCATAAAAAGCCGAAaacttatcaaattttttaaaaaactttactCAAATAATATATCTGTCTGCGAAGCCTGTCGATGAAACCTTCTGTTTTTTTAAGAGAACATAATGATTTTATAAATGACTAACTCTTCACGATAACAACTTCACAATTTTAAACTATGtttgtcttttttgttttttcctcttcgtttattttattttgaaataaatttagctgaaaatatgaatcaactaagattagAACTTAGAACCTCAGATGCCAACTactaaattttttgtcacttgcgctggAGTGGTTGGTTTTAAACAATGTTTTGTTGAATGCTTGGTGTGAACGGATGCAATCGAATTTTCAGCTGCACGTTTTATTTTTCAGCTGGAAATCTTACCAGCAAACGGCTGGGATTTGAGTTCCAGATGCTTTGGCTTCAAAGTTTTCTTTCCTCATCtccaattattctttttttcggGTGCAATTAATCATCACACCCTTTGAATCCATCCCATAATTATTATTAAGGATTataattaccttttttttttattacataaaGTTTGTTTGAGTTGTGATAggttttttctctcatttttgaGTTTGTTTGAGTTGTGAtaggttttttcttttagtGGCACTagatattaatttgatttttagccgGTATGGGTTAATAGaaaaaattctaacttttttatttaccaaACATTCTACTAATAAGagtagaataagaaaaataatattagcGGTGTATTAATGAAGGGATAGTGCAAAGCATCAATGTATAATTTGTTAGGGAACATTTGGTTCGGCATGAAACGAACTGGCAAAATTATTCTTggtataaaaatattgtttcatttgtttggtttgacgtaaaatTAGTTTACacttttatacaaaaaaatgaACGTGTttgtttttcgttttttttttgacagaaaaCTAAAACTCAAACTCAAATCGTGTAAAATATTTCCTCATTCATTTTTTTACCTCCGAATCATataaatgtgaattttttttctttcaaacaaacaaatattgattgcaattattttttttttctacaaatcaaacactgtAACGcataaaatgtattttttaccgagttttttttataaaaaattaatttttacgattttacaTCGAACCAAACAGACCCTTACGAGTAGGATTCAACTAATAAATAGGTGAATATAATGGATTATATTATTGGAGTGGTGGGTTGTTGGTTAGGAATAGGAGAAGTATTATGAAAGAATAGATGATGGTGTTGGTGGtaattttgtgtgtgtgtgtggttgaAGAACTGTTCAGGGAGAGAAAAAGTGGGGAAAGATTAATGATTAGATTGAAGGAAAAAACCAAGAAGTGTTTTGGCCAAATGTAATCATGGGTCATAACTATGTGGGTTGAAAAGGTTGAGAAATTAGGGTGGTGGATGTAATGAGTAGTTTCCCCACCCTTTTGCAATCAAATTCTATCTTCTTCCATGATTGAGATGGTGACTCAAATCTTATTTTAGGTACTTTTGGCATTACTCAATTTGTTGTAAAATGTAATGAGATAAGCCTCAACAATGGGCCACTTGGAATAATGTCCCCAACTTTATTTTGCTTTAGTTGAAACACATatatgggctttttttgcaaatggacccctgaaaaaaattatttttaaaaataatcccaGCAAATTTATCTTTGTAAAAATGACCCTGCCCTTACCGCGCAAGAGCCACGTcaacgcgggcggggctggcggtggtagttaagttaaacacggtgaaccattcaccgtgtctaaacacggtaaaTAGTTCACCGCGTTTAGAGCTAGTATGTATTTTttgcaatataaatattgaaaaaagaatagggagtaggaatgtcaatgggtatggatatatgaaatattattcgaacccaaatccgaataaattatatatatacataatttatttttattatttatacaatatataaaatatttaataatttttattccttagatttttatccaacggtatagatttttaaaatccgctgggttcagattcgggttttgagtttttggtcggatatggatatgggtatgaatttttaaaatccgtcgggtttgggttttaatttgattttcggattcggatttggatttttgaaaaagaaaaaaaaaagaatacaaatatgaaacacggtgaaccattcaccgtgtttgaacacggtgaatggttcaccatgttcaacttaacacactggcaccgaccctgcccgcgtggcgctgacatggcgccTGCATGGCAGGTCCTGTgccatttttacaaattgaaTTTGGGTAGggctattttttaaataaaaatttgtcaggggtctaaatgcaaaaaaagcccacatatatacatatatcaatTCTACTTCCATATGATCTACTCTTTTCTCACGCGCGCGCGCaggcgcgcgcacacacacacacaaaatcaTGGCTGTGCACAAGTTAATCGCACTAAGGGGTCGTTTGGTTGTATATAGTTGCAACTGTATTATAGTTATAGCcgcatgcaaatataaatttggtgTTTGATTTAATGTATAACTCTAATTGTTGTAGTAAAAATTGCTGGAGGAGATCCAACTGCAGCAACTGGaacagttccaactacagcaattggagagagtaattttaaacaaaaagtgaACTTatcttcttaattattttttaaataaaaaaaatattatatagagctaatttcaccatcatatatataaaataataaaattctaaaaatttatttctcaactgaatgtaaccaaataaattattatttataattatgacgctttctactatatccaatcaaatatgatgcatgtagttgcaactactatattttcaactatatccatctctaactacactatatttataattacatatagCCAAACAGCTCCGAAACTTACCTGTTAGAAAGAAAAGCGCACTCTTATAACATTatcaaaatacaataataatgaGCTGtggtagaaaatatttttatatactttccaATTTACTTCATATCGATTTCCGACACGGTTtatatataatctaaatttttttaaatattcatgcattcaaacagAATAATATATACTTCCTAAAGAGGAGTCAAAACTAAAGAATTTATGAGACAACACTTGGGCCATGACAAAATAGAGGGAAAAATGTTAGCCCAAGGTTGGCCTTTTTAAGCCATTTTGGGGGCCCAATCTCTTCAGTCTCAGTCACTAAGCACCTTATGACTTTGGGTAAAATACACTCACAAACCCTCTACTATTCAGACGCTTCATTCTCATCCCTACTAATTACATCTTTCACACCTGCACACTTTATTTCCTCCCGAAGTATTGAAATGTTATGCGTATAGAAATTTTCAACTCTTtgttatctctcttttttttttcactaagaaagagtgaaataattattttataaaagttaATGGTTACTTAAAGAGAGAATTAGTTTGGGTTAAAATGTAATAAATGTGGAAAATTAGACTTGGTGACGATAGTgagatagtacagggactaaccatacatttttacccctcttatctTCACCACTGTACTCGTCCcctccactcctctctctctctctctctctctctctctcgctcgctcgtCGAGAGTTGTAGACCTCAGAAGCCTCCATTAATGGCGACGGTGGCCTTCGCCCCCCTCGTCGGAGCCTTCAAgggcctctccctctcctcctcctcctcctcctcctcctcctacctCCGAGGCGACCTCGGGGCGCTCCCCCTCTACGGCCGCAGCGGCGCCGGCGCCGTCTTCTTCCCGGTTCGGTTCCCGCCATTGACGATCGAGTCGGCGCACAAGAAGGGCGCGGGGAGCACGAAGAACGGTCGGGATTCGCGCGGGAAGCGCCTCGGCGTCAAGATCTACGGCGACCAGCTCGCCCAGCCCGGCGCCATCATCGTGCGCCAGAGGGGCACCAAGGTACAACCAACCCTCTTTCCCTGGGATTCGGGACTAGCGTTTTGGTAGATTCGGGATTTTGGGATCTTAGGGTTGTTTCAAGTTCGGATTTTGATGCTGTTCTCTTGTACTTGTTACAAATTTTTGGCGTGTAGAAAGGGAACGATGGTAAGAGCTCTATATAGTTTGTTTTGGTATTCGTAGTTTAAACATTGGTATAATAGTTAGCATAGCATAGCGTTTCCTTGTATCATTTTTTAAACAAGTAGTAAGTATCCACTCTTTGAAGTTGGAGTTATATGTGACCTCAAGAAATATACTGGAAAAGGAGTGGCTGAAGCATTTAGTTGAGAAGCTTTTGAGGGCGATGAGTCGTTTTTGAATTAATGGTTATTGGATTCTCAGATACTTTTGTTGTCTTTGGATGTGAATGTAGGTGATTACATATCAGCTCTTGGGTCCTGTTAGGATCATTTTGAGTTGATTAGTTTTAGTTTGGTAATATGTAGCAAGGGAGATTTATGTGTTGGATTCAATATAGTGCCATAGAACTAAACCAGATAGTTAAATGCCAGTTGAGAAGTTAAGCAATATAGTCATCTGGAAAATCTTCAGTAATCCTTGAATTCTCATGCTTACTTTTCGATTACGCCTTTGTAGTAAAACTATAAACCTTTTTCTCCTTAGGAGAAAATATAAATCCTCTATGGAACTGCAAAATGACTTCTATGAAAATCCAAAGTGTTTTTGGAGAGAAATGCTGAGACTGGGAGCGGAATGCGATGTATGCGCTTATTGATACATCTGCTTCAATCATGCCTATGTACATGCGCTTCAGTCATTTGATGTCTATTTGATTGATACTCGTGCTTAGCTGGACTAGTATTGTTTTCACTTTTGAATAATGTCGTTATCATTGTTGGTAGATATGCATTATTAGAAAACACCACATCAATGTGCATTTTACTTTTAACATTTTCGCTTTATATTGGTTTGCAATTGCAGTTTCATCCTGGGAAAAATGTAGGACTTGGAAAGGACCACACCATCTTTTCTTTGATAGATGGCCTGGTCAAATTCGAGAAATTCGGTCCAGacaagaaaaaggtataagctGAAACGTTGGTTTTGCCAGGTTATAAAATATTACAGACAAAAATAAACGTGTTTGCAAgggtatataaatataaatatctctatGCTCTTCTCGGTCCGAGCTCTCATAATCATTGTGTTTGTTGAATCTGAAAACAGGTTAGTGTTTACCCGCGAATTGAACAGCCAGAGAACCCTAATAGTTACAAAGCAAGGAAAAGGGAGTATTTCCGCCTCCAACGTGAAAAAAGGAAGGCCAGAATGGAAGGTGTAGTTCCGCCTCAATTAGTATTGGCCTCAGCTGAAGAAGCTTCTGAGGTCAATCCTTCTTGctgataattttaatttcaatttccTCTCTGTCTTTGTTGGGAAATACTCTCTGATGTTTTCCTTTTTCCAATCTTTCATGTGTAAATCATCAATTTCACAAATGACTAAAAAGCCTCATttcatatattctttctaatgTATCTTGGTGCCTTCCTAGCCCCTTCTGGGTAATGATAATATATCAGAATGGAGTGTTCACTTCAAACTCAGTATTGTTTTTTGTAAAGTCTCAAAGTACAAAGTAAGATAATATTCAAAAAAGATTGTGTTAATCAGTTTACATAGGTAGCAGGGGATGACAAAACTTGAAAATAACCTTCTTATTGTACAAAGACAATAATAGTTTGCTACAACGAGATCAATAATGATGAACTAAGTCCTTGTGATTGCTCCTGcttagaaaattgaaaaaaatatagaagaaatcAAGGAAATGGAAACAGTAGCATGAACACAAATGCGGTGTAATACTCCGTTGGACATTGGAGAAGAACTTGTggtggtagtagtagtagttgaCCCACTGGTTGTGGAAGCACCTGTGCACAACATGTTGAAAAAGATACTTAATATCATAAATTTCTGTTGAAGAATCCTTTTTAAGTAGTAAGTGAATAGAGTTAGAGTAAGTTTTAGAAGATGAAACCTTGGGTGGTGTTAGTGAAGATAGAGTAGTCCGGTGAGCTCGGAGATATGTTTAGAAGCTCTGTTAGAGAGACAAAGCAGCAGAAAAGATGTAAGATAAAACAAAAAGTTAATCTCCTTTTG
Coding sequences:
- the LOC109718866 gene encoding 50S ribosomal protein L27, chloroplastic; protein product: MATVAFAPLVGAFKGLSLSSSSSSSSSYLRGDLGALPLYGRSGAGAVFFPVRFPPLTIESAHKKGAGSTKNGRDSRGKRLGVKIYGDQLAQPGAIIVRQRGTKFHPGKNVGLGKDHTIFSLIDGLVKFEKFGPDKKKVSVYPRIEQPENPNSYKARKREYFRLQREKRKARMEGVVPPQLVLASAEEASEVNPSC